One window of Methylococcus sp. EFPC2 genomic DNA carries:
- a CDS encoding transglutaminase family protein — protein MNRRSLLKNGLLLAGGLALPPLCGKVACAAGAKWRAFEVRNRIEIRNPSGRIRAWLPLPLYRATDYYRRGVDRWQGNYRSALAVDYDTYGTRMLRVEWDPGTVPWLEVRSQFTARDRRVDLGVKHRVGPAEDRAVLAHFRRPSRLVRTDGIVASTAERIVSGCRTDLDKARAIYEWIVENTFRDPKVKGCGTGDITTMLETGYLGGKCADLNALYVGLARAAGLPAREVYGIRVAKSAEFKSLGRADDITGAQHCRAEVYLAAHGWIPVDPADVRKVVLEENSPGQPLPLDDAKVIQARGKLFGAWEMNWLPYNYASDVRLPGKEGQRVGFLMYPQAATADGLKDCLDPENFHYSIKSVEIV, from the coding sequence ATGAATCGTCGATCCTTGCTCAAAAATGGCCTGCTGCTTGCGGGAGGGCTCGCGCTGCCGCCGCTTTGCGGAAAAGTGGCCTGTGCCGCGGGCGCGAAATGGCGCGCTTTCGAAGTCCGCAACCGGATAGAGATCAGGAACCCGAGCGGGCGGATCCGGGCCTGGCTTCCGTTGCCGCTGTATCGCGCGACCGATTATTACCGGCGCGGGGTAGACCGCTGGCAGGGGAACTATCGCTCGGCGCTCGCGGTGGACTACGACACCTACGGCACCCGGATGTTGCGAGTCGAGTGGGACCCCGGCACCGTGCCGTGGCTGGAGGTTAGGAGCCAATTCACCGCCCGGGACAGACGGGTCGACCTTGGGGTCAAGCACCGGGTGGGTCCGGCCGAAGACCGGGCCGTGCTGGCGCATTTCCGCCGGCCGTCTCGCTTAGTTCGGACCGACGGCATCGTCGCGAGCACCGCGGAACGCATCGTGTCCGGTTGCAGGACCGATCTGGACAAGGCTCGGGCGATTTACGAATGGATCGTCGAAAACACCTTCCGCGATCCCAAGGTGAAGGGCTGCGGCACCGGAGACATCACGACGATGCTGGAAACCGGTTATCTGGGCGGCAAGTGTGCGGACCTCAACGCGCTCTATGTCGGCCTCGCCCGTGCGGCCGGCCTGCCGGCACGCGAGGTCTATGGCATACGGGTGGCGAAATCGGCGGAGTTCAAGAGTCTGGGCCGCGCCGACGATATCACCGGTGCCCAGCATTGCCGGGCCGAAGTGTACCTGGCCGCGCACGGCTGGATTCCCGTCGACCCGGCGGACGTGCGTAAGGTCGTGCTGGAGGAAAACTCACCCGGCCAGCCTTTGCCTCTGGACGATGCAAAGGTCATACAAGCGCGCGGCAAGCTGTTCGGCGCCTGGGAGATGAACTGGCTACCGTACAACTACGCGAGCGATGTCCGCCTGCCCGGCAAGGAAGGCCAGAGGGTGGGCTTCCTCATGTACCCGCAAGCCGCGACAGCCGATGGTCTGAAGGACTGCCTCGATCCGGAAAATTTCCATTATTCGATCAAGTCGGTGGAAATCGTCTGA
- a CDS encoding RICIN domain-containing protein translates to MKTMKALAQSKSKLNTLKAGLLMIPCLQAGLLGYSGYAGAAQVPAPIDIQNVGLENQALNVYDNQSLPDYTPTAFAVELQQSGYSKLAGNLQKQNTPDATAWNVVYVNVAQWRKADAPALRKAYEAGAVLLLDATESTSKKMSAASTAIGGLGLETPVLVMRYDHGKPDYRNIALDLNTPDAKANQTGSANYSELLTRAANRSSLTGPVSAILDTHFSVGKDADETRAAQIQAQAQAATPYAPIYTYYITTTTAFDCPLYEGVKLKADGSWNWKGSKINRCYNGYSELVWTVDLMRSVPAVAADGSSAIDAKYVRISILNNAGGSGIHLANWLAHYYTWKQSNAQWDDYIGPFANKYRFSVSPTNYSDLTLITHSPAQTNPQVTVEVTDSITIGVGASAGAEMDGSGPKAGTEVSASFAMTTSRTTTMAGSEYMVRNNTGATPGKAEWVWDRNYDTSLCDWASHHGTGSQCWFPAPVWDSSHIMNAAMFTPIAYSNFTPAFSVLYKTQDVNFTGNRNFQISAGVDIRGIAGSARYGALWQTRAVDGYNQVSRTLTNQTIAVDFSRPVYYPEVNVILQSLNESNSCIGVYNANTADGADVIKSACTSGKSQFWGLNSSEQYVSRVYPDRCLTVKNPTALIVSTCQTTDLGTKWYWNGNTLMSRYVDAQGHRDYRLAIVNGDLQLIREDQLGSTDWNNYMVNPN, encoded by the coding sequence ATGAAAACAATGAAAGCTTTAGCTCAGAGCAAGAGCAAACTGAATACGCTCAAAGCCGGTTTACTGATGATCCCTTGCCTGCAAGCCGGGCTACTGGGATATTCCGGGTACGCCGGCGCCGCACAGGTTCCGGCGCCAATCGACATCCAGAATGTTGGCCTTGAGAATCAAGCCCTAAACGTTTACGACAACCAGTCCCTTCCCGACTACACGCCAACGGCGTTTGCCGTTGAACTTCAGCAAAGTGGCTATTCGAAGCTGGCGGGCAATCTACAAAAGCAGAATACCCCGGACGCAACGGCCTGGAACGTCGTCTACGTCAATGTCGCTCAATGGCGGAAAGCGGATGCCCCTGCACTCAGGAAAGCATACGAAGCCGGCGCGGTACTGCTACTGGATGCAACGGAATCCACGTCCAAAAAGATGTCGGCCGCGTCCACCGCGATTGGCGGACTCGGGCTGGAAACCCCCGTCTTAGTCATGCGCTATGACCATGGCAAGCCGGATTACCGGAATATCGCCCTCGACCTGAACACGCCCGACGCTAAAGCCAACCAGACGGGTAGCGCGAATTACTCGGAGCTGTTGACGAGAGCAGCCAATCGCTCCAGCCTGACGGGCCCCGTCAGTGCAATCCTGGATACTCACTTCTCCGTCGGAAAAGACGCGGACGAGACACGCGCAGCCCAGATCCAGGCCCAAGCACAGGCGGCAACGCCCTACGCACCGATCTATACCTACTACATTACGACCACCACAGCCTTCGATTGTCCTTTGTATGAGGGCGTTAAGCTTAAAGCCGACGGCAGTTGGAATTGGAAAGGATCCAAGATTAACCGGTGCTACAACGGATATTCGGAACTGGTCTGGACGGTGGATTTAATGCGTTCGGTGCCGGCCGTGGCGGCCGACGGCAGCAGCGCCATCGATGCCAAATATGTGAGGATATCCATCCTCAACAACGCGGGGGGGTCCGGGATACATCTCGCGAACTGGCTCGCCCACTATTACACGTGGAAGCAGAGCAATGCCCAATGGGACGATTACATCGGCCCCTTCGCCAACAAATACCGCTTCAGCGTCTCCCCGACGAACTATTCCGACCTCACGCTGATAACGCATTCGCCTGCACAAACCAACCCGCAAGTCACGGTGGAAGTTACCGACTCCATCACGATTGGGGTGGGGGCCAGTGCTGGCGCCGAAATGGACGGCAGCGGCCCGAAAGCAGGCACAGAGGTAAGTGCCTCCTTCGCCATGACAACTTCCCGCACCACGACAATGGCCGGCAGCGAATACATGGTCAGGAACAACACCGGGGCTACACCCGGCAAAGCGGAATGGGTATGGGATCGCAACTACGACACCTCGCTCTGCGACTGGGCCAGCCATCACGGCACCGGTTCGCAATGTTGGTTTCCGGCGCCGGTCTGGGATAGCAGCCACATCATGAACGCTGCCATGTTCACACCCATCGCCTACAGCAACTTTACACCGGCATTTTCCGTGCTGTACAAGACTCAAGACGTTAACTTCACCGGAAACAGAAATTTCCAAATCAGCGCGGGTGTGGATATTCGCGGAATCGCCGGTAGCGCGAGATATGGCGCCCTCTGGCAAACCAGGGCTGTGGACGGCTACAACCAGGTTTCGCGCACCTTGACGAATCAAACGATCGCCGTTGATTTCTCGAGGCCGGTCTATTACCCGGAAGTCAACGTGATTCTGCAATCCCTCAATGAATCCAACTCGTGCATAGGGGTCTACAACGCCAATACCGCCGATGGCGCCGACGTGATTAAATCGGCCTGCACTTCCGGGAAAAGCCAGTTCTGGGGCCTGAACTCCAGTGAACAGTATGTGTCGCGGGTCTATCCCGACCGCTGCCTGACCGTAAAAAATCCCACCGCCCTCATAGTATCCACGTGCCAGACGACCGACCTCGGTACCAAATGGTACTGGAACGGCAACACCTTGATGAGCCGGTATGTGGACGCCCAGGGCCATCGCGACTATCGGCTCGCCATCGTTAACGGGGATCTCCAGCTGATTCGGGAGGACCAGTTGGGCAGCACGGACTGGAACAACTATATGGTCAATCCCAACTAG
- a CDS encoding VOC family protein: protein MTVIALDHVQLAMPAHGEPAARGFYAGMLGLREIPKPEPLQARGGLWFACGSLQLHLGVDPSFRAAGKAHPAFVVRDLHRLIETLRSAGYTVLEDAELPGVERAFTADPFGAVRTHPSHRPT from the coding sequence ATGACGGTCATCGCACTCGATCATGTGCAACTGGCCATGCCGGCCCACGGCGAACCGGCGGCACGCGGCTTTTATGCCGGCATGCTCGGTCTGCGCGAAATTCCGAAACCGGAACCCCTCCAGGCAAGAGGCGGTTTGTGGTTCGCATGCGGAAGCCTACAGCTGCATCTCGGTGTCGATCCTTCTTTCCGCGCGGCGGGCAAGGCACATCCCGCGTTTGTGGTGCGCGATCTACACCGGCTCATCGAAACCTTGCGCTCGGCAGGCTACACGGTGCTCGAAGATGCCGAGCTTCCGGGCGTCGAGCGGGCGTTTACAGCAGACCCGTTCGGCGCGGTTCGAACTCATCCAAGTCACCGCCCTACATGA
- a CDS encoding S9 family peptidase — MSGVSCKSAIVLFGFMLLYGCSGGVTQRPATSANPLPERAGELPVKAYAALPEVEHISLSPDGNRIAFLQNLDGNTILVTQDRVGGGNRHIVVRSDNQKFHINGYNWVNDERLLVRVWYADRAARLKFVRTGLFAVNHDGTQLKDDLIRVDVPGLNNRYVPQIQDSYFRIPGDPRHVLLSLDDRQAGAPSVYRLDVYSGEKERVAGNPGNVRHWFPDLQGRVRVGVGVNKSKLSIVYRPPEGGEWRTLGEYEQGHADALEPLGFDADPDLLYVRGIHQGRKAVFRIRLSNAAGKPELVYADPKYDVAGALIYSAAHDRVIGVGYATDTLRFAYWNESGRRLQAAIDKALPQRSNVIVSSAGRRHIVSSSNAARAPVYYAMDEDTGFLDEIAETYPLLADARLSPPQTVKFKARDGLELEGYLTRPTRAGTGPGPAIIFPHGGPWARDVAGFDPWTQFLADRGWTVLRLNFRGSAGYGADFERAGFQRWGLEMQDDITDGVHWLIQQKLADPQKVCIVGGSYGGYAALMGAIKTPELYRCAVSLAPVTDLTRLVDELNDARWLDYQLRSALADRKLGRRWSDRDRLNDTSPLQQAARLHTPLLLAHGTDDLSVDVSHSQDLAKELESAGFKDFQYLELEHGDHHLSREVDRVQFFGALDAFLRKFQ, encoded by the coding sequence ATGTCGGGAGTTTCTTGCAAATCGGCGATCGTCCTATTCGGATTCATGCTGCTTTACGGCTGTTCCGGAGGCGTAACACAGCGGCCGGCCACGTCGGCAAACCCTTTGCCCGAGCGGGCCGGGGAGTTGCCCGTCAAGGCTTACGCCGCGCTGCCCGAGGTCGAGCACATCAGCCTATCGCCCGATGGCAACCGCATCGCTTTCCTGCAAAACCTGGACGGCAACACGATCCTGGTGACTCAGGACCGCGTGGGCGGCGGAAACCGGCATATCGTCGTCCGCAGCGACAACCAAAAGTTTCACATCAACGGCTACAACTGGGTCAACGACGAACGCCTGCTGGTGCGGGTGTGGTATGCGGATCGCGCAGCCCGCCTGAAGTTCGTACGAACCGGTCTGTTCGCGGTGAACCACGACGGCACACAACTCAAGGACGACCTGATAAGGGTCGACGTGCCGGGTCTGAATAATCGCTATGTTCCGCAAATCCAGGACAGCTATTTCCGCATTCCGGGCGACCCGCGCCATGTCTTGCTGTCGCTGGACGATAGGCAGGCGGGCGCGCCGAGCGTTTACCGGCTGGACGTCTACAGCGGCGAGAAGGAGCGGGTGGCGGGCAACCCCGGCAACGTGCGCCACTGGTTTCCCGACCTGCAAGGCCGCGTACGCGTCGGGGTCGGAGTCAACAAGAGCAAGTTGAGCATCGTCTACCGTCCGCCGGAGGGCGGGGAGTGGCGCACCCTGGGCGAATACGAACAAGGCCACGCCGACGCCCTGGAGCCACTGGGTTTCGACGCCGATCCGGACCTGCTGTACGTGCGGGGCATACACCAGGGCCGCAAAGCCGTTTTCCGCATTCGCTTGTCCAACGCCGCCGGCAAGCCGGAACTCGTCTACGCCGATCCCAAGTACGATGTCGCCGGGGCCTTGATCTATTCCGCGGCCCATGACCGGGTCATCGGCGTGGGCTACGCGACCGACACGCTCCGATTCGCCTACTGGAACGAGTCGGGCCGACGCCTGCAGGCCGCCATCGACAAGGCCCTGCCGCAGCGCAGCAACGTCATCGTCAGCAGCGCCGGCAGGCGGCATATCGTGTCGTCGTCGAACGCGGCCCGCGCTCCGGTCTATTACGCGATGGACGAAGACACCGGCTTCCTCGACGAAATTGCCGAGACCTACCCGCTGCTCGCCGATGCCCGACTGAGCCCGCCTCAAACCGTCAAATTCAAAGCGCGCGACGGACTGGAGCTGGAGGGCTACCTCACTCGGCCGACACGCGCCGGCACCGGGCCCGGACCGGCCATCATTTTCCCGCATGGCGGCCCCTGGGCGCGCGACGTGGCGGGCTTCGATCCATGGACCCAATTCCTGGCGGACCGGGGCTGGACGGTGCTGCGCCTCAACTTTCGCGGATCGGCCGGCTACGGCGCGGATTTCGAGCGCGCCGGCTTTCAGCGCTGGGGTCTGGAAATGCAGGACGACATCACCGATGGCGTGCACTGGCTGATCCAGCAGAAACTGGCCGATCCCCAGAAGGTTTGCATCGTCGGCGGAAGTTATGGCGGCTACGCGGCCCTGATGGGTGCGATCAAGACGCCGGAGCTCTATCGTTGCGCCGTCAGCCTGGCCCCGGTGACCGATTTGACGCGTTTGGTCGATGAGCTGAACGACGCCCGCTGGCTCGATTACCAGCTACGCTCGGCGTTGGCCGACCGCAAGCTGGGGCGCCGGTGGTCCGACCGTGACCGGCTGAACGATACCTCGCCCCTGCAGCAAGCCGCCAGGCTGCATACGCCTCTGCTGCTGGCGCATGGGACCGACGACCTGAGCGTCGATGTCAGCCACTCGCAGGATCTGGCGAAAGAATTGGAAAGCGCGGGTTTCAAGGACTTCCAATACCTGGAACTCGAACACGGCGATCACCACCTGTCCCGCGAAGTGGACCGCGTGCAGTTCTTCGGCGCCCTGGATGCCTTCTTGCGTAAATTCCAGTAA
- a CDS encoding cellulose binding domain-containing protein, giving the protein MPAKALKRSRATFPLLLALSTTTSALPLAGNTPGVLSFGVGNNPIGGISRLSGMPVGYRYQYFTGGLGGNDWRNWNSPDGAFADLWLKESRDAGLTPVVTYYNLVPATPYAYEDPPFRNLQTAATMKAYFENWIFLLQRIKAYGDPVVVHLEPDLFGYFQWNDSDPANTAVAVASSGLPQAIGYENNARGYAKLMAALRDQYAPNVVLGWHASAWATRTDLILNQGDPEAIGLATANFYRALGTAFDVMFSEFSDRDSGYYQVNGQAQRWWKPEDFDRYRRFIAKLSSELGQEVILWQIPVGNTLYRSGNNTTGHYQDNRAEYFLQSVLEGGDTTHLEQYRDAGVVAFLFGAGQDEQTRYFDALEDGVTNPPAIDNRTYNHTDHLNDRTALNADDDGGFLRAGIGEYYANGALALNRGFVACNDGVDNDGDGATDYPADPGCVSASDGDETDPLPVPAVCADGLDNDGDGLTDYPADPGCASATDADESNPPLPTELPASLRITGDWGSGYCADVAVTNGTAAGVVWKTTFTAQGPIQNLWSATYTQNGKQVEAQGAEWNTTLAAGATANFGFCAERTSVTPVCSDGLDNDGDGLADYPDDSGCNSPTDTDETDPIPGSVSAALSIDSDWGSGYCATVDVRNSGPTSELWRISLAIEGQVDNLWNAVYTQAGPTLNAAGADWNKSLPAGGSTQFGYCAQR; this is encoded by the coding sequence ATGCCTGCGAAAGCGCTCAAACGTTCCCGCGCAACCTTTCCCCTGCTCTTGGCACTATCCACGACGACTTCGGCCCTGCCTCTGGCGGGCAACACGCCGGGAGTACTGTCATTCGGAGTGGGCAACAACCCCATAGGCGGTATCAGCCGCCTGAGCGGCATGCCGGTGGGCTACCGTTACCAGTATTTCACCGGTGGCCTGGGTGGCAACGACTGGCGCAACTGGAACTCGCCCGACGGGGCGTTCGCCGATCTCTGGCTGAAAGAGAGCCGCGACGCCGGGCTGACGCCGGTAGTGACCTATTACAATCTCGTGCCGGCCACGCCGTACGCCTACGAGGACCCGCCGTTCCGCAACCTGCAAACGGCGGCCACCATGAAGGCCTATTTCGAGAACTGGATCTTCCTGCTGCAGCGCATCAAGGCCTATGGCGATCCGGTGGTGGTGCATCTGGAGCCGGACCTTTTCGGCTATTTCCAGTGGAACGACAGTGATCCGGCCAACACAGCGGTCGCCGTGGCATCCTCGGGGCTGCCGCAGGCCATTGGGTACGAGAACAACGCGCGCGGTTACGCCAAGCTGATGGCCGCGCTGCGCGACCAATATGCGCCCAACGTGGTCCTGGGCTGGCATGCCTCGGCCTGGGCGACCCGCACCGACCTGATCCTGAACCAGGGCGATCCGGAGGCGATCGGGCTGGCGACGGCAAACTTCTACCGCGCGCTGGGGACTGCCTTCGACGTGATGTTCTCGGAATTTTCCGACCGGGATTCCGGTTACTACCAGGTCAACGGACAAGCGCAGCGCTGGTGGAAGCCGGAAGATTTCGATCGCTACCGCCGTTTCATCGCCAAGCTGTCGTCCGAACTGGGCCAGGAAGTCATCCTGTGGCAGATCCCGGTGGGCAACACCCTGTACCGCAGCGGCAACAACACGACCGGCCACTACCAGGACAACCGGGCAGAGTATTTCCTGCAATCGGTACTGGAAGGCGGCGATACGACCCATTTGGAGCAATACCGGGACGCCGGGGTGGTGGCCTTTTTGTTCGGAGCGGGTCAGGACGAACAGACCCGGTATTTCGACGCGCTCGAAGACGGCGTGACCAATCCCCCGGCCATCGATAACCGGACCTACAACCACACCGACCATCTCAACGATCGCACTGCGCTGAATGCCGACGACGACGGCGGATTTCTGCGCGCCGGGATAGGCGAATATTACGCGAACGGCGCGCTAGCCCTGAACCGGGGTTTCGTGGCCTGCAACGACGGGGTCGACAACGACGGCGACGGCGCGACCGACTACCCTGCCGATCCGGGCTGCGTCTCGGCTAGCGACGGCGACGAGACCGATCCCTTGCCGGTACCGGCCGTCTGCGCCGACGGGCTGGATAACGACGGGGACGGGCTGACCGATTATCCGGCCGATCCGGGTTGTGCCTCGGCCACCGACGCGGATGAATCCAACCCGCCGCTGCCGACCGAACTGCCCGCTTCGCTGAGGATCACCGGCGATTGGGGCAGCGGCTATTGCGCCGACGTCGCGGTGACCAACGGCACCGCCGCCGGCGTGGTCTGGAAGACCACGTTCACGGCGCAGGGACCCATACAGAATCTTTGGAGCGCGACCTACACCCAAAACGGCAAGCAGGTCGAGGCGCAGGGAGCGGAGTGGAACACGACCCTCGCGGCAGGCGCGACGGCGAACTTCGGCTTCTGTGCGGAACGCACGTCCGTCACTCCGGTATGCAGTGACGGGCTGGACAACGACGGCGACGGACTCGCCGATTATCCAGACGATTCGGGCTGCAACTCGCCGACGGACACCGACGAGACCGATCCGATACCCGGCAGCGTGAGCGCGGCACTGAGCATCGATTCGGACTGGGGCAGCGGCTATTGCGCGACGGTGGACGTGAGGAACTCGGGCCCCACATCGGAACTCTGGCGGATCAGCCTGGCGATCGAAGGTCAGGTCGATAACCTGTGGAACGCGGTTTATACCCAAGCCGGCCCGACCTTGAACGCCGCCGGTGCCGATTGGAACAAATCGCTGCCCGCCGGCGGCTCCACCCAGTTCGGATACTGCGCGCAACGCTAG